The following coding sequences lie in one Klebsiella huaxiensis genomic window:
- a CDS encoding anion permease, protein MKEKKTTIPPAGAATNAAYKRLLMMAMPIIVAVLLLFVPVPDGLPPYAWHYFAIFVGVIVGLIFEPLPGAVIGITGVVVIALCSQWLLFSPEQLAAPNFKLAGASFKWAVSGFGNSTVWLIFGAFMFAAGYDKTQFGRRLALILVKYLGRRSLTLGYAITFADLLLAPFTPSNTARSGGTIYPIIANLPPLYGSKPNDPSARRIGSYLMWVAITAACITSSMFLSALAPNLLALALVKSIVGINISWGTWFIAFLPLGILLILAMPLLAYWFYPPEVKVNDEVPLWAARELEKLGRLSRNEILLLVFVCFALMMWIFAAEWIEPALAALLVIVLMLWTGVLSWNDITSNKAAWNTFAWFATLVALADGLSSTGFIAWLGKEGGALMSGISPGVATVVLLLAFYLLHYLFASTTAHTTALLPAMLTIASTIPGMNMQVFVLLMVTSLGVMGIITPYGTGPSPIYYGSGYLPTKDYWRLGTIFGAIFLAALLLIGYPWMSMMF, encoded by the coding sequence ATGAAAGAGAAAAAGACAACCATACCGCCTGCCGGTGCAGCAACCAATGCTGCTTACAAGCGTCTGCTGATGATGGCAATGCCCATTATCGTCGCCGTTCTCCTGCTGTTCGTCCCGGTGCCCGATGGCCTGCCTCCTTATGCATGGCACTACTTTGCTATTTTCGTCGGCGTGATCGTCGGTCTGATCTTCGAACCGCTGCCTGGCGCGGTGATTGGCATCACGGGCGTGGTGGTGATTGCCCTGTGCAGCCAATGGTTACTGTTCAGCCCTGAACAGCTGGCCGCGCCAAACTTCAAGCTCGCAGGCGCTTCCTTTAAATGGGCGGTGAGCGGTTTTGGTAACTCCACCGTGTGGCTTATCTTCGGCGCCTTTATGTTTGCCGCAGGCTACGATAAAACCCAGTTTGGCCGCCGTCTGGCGCTTATTCTGGTGAAATATCTGGGCCGCCGCAGCCTGACGCTTGGCTACGCCATTACCTTCGCTGACCTGCTGCTGGCACCGTTTACCCCCTCTAACACCGCACGTAGCGGCGGGACTATCTATCCGATTATCGCTAACCTGCCGCCGCTGTATGGTTCTAAACCTAACGACCCGAGCGCCCGCCGCATTGGCTCTTATCTGATGTGGGTAGCCATCACCGCCGCCTGTATCACCAGCTCCATGTTCCTCTCTGCGCTGGCGCCGAACCTGCTGGCGCTGGCGCTGGTAAAAAGCATCGTTGGCATTAACATCTCCTGGGGCACCTGGTTTATCGCCTTCCTGCCGCTGGGTATCCTGCTGATTCTGGCAATGCCGCTGCTGGCCTACTGGTTCTACCCGCCGGAAGTGAAGGTTAACGATGAAGTGCCGCTGTGGGCTGCCCGCGAGCTTGAGAAACTCGGTCGTCTGTCACGTAATGAAATCCTGCTGCTGGTTTTTGTCTGCTTCGCGCTGATGATGTGGATCTTCGCCGCCGAATGGATTGAACCCGCGCTGGCCGCCCTGCTGGTTATCGTGTTGATGTTGTGGACCGGCGTACTCTCCTGGAACGATATCACCAGTAACAAAGCGGCATGGAACACCTTTGCCTGGTTCGCCACCCTGGTTGCGCTGGCCGACGGCCTCTCCTCTACCGGCTTTATCGCCTGGCTGGGCAAAGAAGGCGGCGCGCTGATGAGCGGCATCTCCCCGGGCGTGGCCACCGTCGTGCTGCTGCTGGCGTTCTATCTGCTGCACTATCTGTTTGCCAGTACCACTGCGCACACCACCGCGCTGCTGCCGGCAATGCTGACCATCGCCTCTACCATTCCGGGTATGAATATGCAGGTGTTCGTTCTGCTGATGGTGACCTCACTCGGCGTGATGGGAATCATCACCCCGTACGGCACTGGCCCAAGCCCAATTTACTACGGCAGCGGCTATCTGCCGACCAAAGACTACTGGCGTCTCGGCACCATCTTCGGCGCCATCTTCCTGGCCGCCCTGCTGCTGATTGGCTATCCGTGGATGTCCATGATGTTCTGA